GTAGATTTTTATACCTTCGTTTGTCGCCAGCCAATAATTTCCATTTATAACCTGCAGATCATGGAGAGCTCTTACATCTAATGAGATAGCCCATGGGTTAACTTTTCTTAGGCTGAAAACCTCGTTGCTTGACGAGTCTATGATTCTCGCACCAAATTTATTTGAGCCTACCCATATCCTATTAGCTTCCTCAAATATTACTTTTATGAAGCTATCTTCTTCAAAAACTCTAGTTACAACGCTGATTTTGGAAGTGTCTTTCGAAAATCGATAGAGGAACTTTGTGTCGCTGAATAGAATGTCGCCGTTTTTCGCCTCAGAAATGGCACTTATAAAATCGTTTTTTATAACGGAATTGGTTTTATCAAAAACTTCGAAATCATCGCTTTCGGCGCGGTACAACGCCAGGCCTGATTGAGTACCTATCCACAGTTTTCCGTCGGAGTCGACGAAAAGAGTCTGTATGTAGCCCGAAGGTATTGAATGGGTGTCAATGTCTGAGGGATGATACTGCTTTACATTGTAGCCAGAGTATCGATTCAATCCATTGGATGTAGCGAGCCAAATATATCCGAGTTTATCTTCGACAATATCTAATACAGCGGTATTGGATAAACCGTGCTTTTTATTTACTTCGGTGAAATGAAGATCAGAAACCTCTGTCGCTTTTGCGGGATGAACATACAGTCCCGACAAAACCAACCAAATTAGCGAAATTGAAAAAATTAGGGTTGAGCGCACCTACACACCTTTGGCAAACGCCATTTATTATTTTTTGTTTTTAACTGGCGGCTTCCCTAACAGCCAGAATAATAAATATGCCGAATTAACCGCATCGCTACAAGGATTTTTTAAGTTTAAGGGAATGATGGTTTACTTCTTAATCAAAGATCCTTTTCTCTCGATTCATTCTATCGGCCAAAAGTTGTAAATATTGAGAAAAGTATGCGTTCACGATGAGGAAGTCGGGTTTGCTGCTTTACCTGTACTTAAGTAAATTAAACAACCCGCGCGTCTCGTTCATTGCCAGAAACACGCTTGGAATGAACGAAAAGCATAGCGGAAAAGTGAACACGCTTTAATAATACGGTATCTTTTGCTTGAACTCGGAAATACTGTTGATTGTACGTTTTTCTAGATTGGGAATATCTTCATATTTGCCGCGAGAATAAAGGACTAATTCACCGCAATACTCGCGATTTGCCAATTTTTCTGCGAAGGCCTGAATTTCTTCAAAACTCAACGCTTTCACACGCTCCGCTAGTTTCACATTTCTGTTAAAACCGAAATCCTGAGTTCCCAAGCTCACCCATAGTCGTTGTGATTTCATGGATAAGGTAAGATCGCGTTCTTCCAATTGTTTTATAAGATTTTGCTGAATGTTGGGCCAATAAAAACGGTAAAATTCAATTTCTTGCAATTGTTGATACAAAAATTCTGTTGTGGCGTCTAACAAGTGCTTTGGACTGCATTGAGGACTTTGAATATAAAAAGCCATGCCTGGGTGCTGATTGTGCGGCACATAACCGGTACCCACGATATAACCTAACTGTTGCTCTGTTCTAAGTGCGTTAAAGAAAGGCGCTGCTAGCATTTGCTCTAATACCATGCACAAGGCTGTGTCCGTTAAGCTTGACGATGGCGCTTGTAAGTAAAGTACAATCGCAGAGTCGTCATGGTCGCAGCACACTTCATGATACAGGCCTTTACCAACTGGCAGTTTAGAGACCGCGCGCGATAGGGGGCTACCATTTGCTCTGTCATTGAGTTCGCGCACATTGTTGGCAAACCGCTTCGCTTCGTCACTAGCCCAATTGCCATGCATAAAGGTTTCAACAAAATAATGACTAAAGGCCTGCTCTCTGCACTGGAGCATTTGCTCATAGCTAATATTTCCCACTACATCCAGTAACTCAACCGGCGCTTGTGTATTTCTTTGAATCAAAACACTTAAACGTGAAAATAATCTGTTAGTAGGCTTGTTGAGCAATGAATTTTGTAAGCTCTGGGTTTGAAGCGCTTTGTGGTGATTAAAAGCACGTTCATCGGGAATATAGGTTTTTACTGCATTTAATAACTGATTGGCTAACAGTGTTTGTTGGTTCGTAAAACCACGAGTATGAAGCGTAAAGCCCGCTTGATGGCCGTAAATTCGGTAATGTAACCCTGCTATTTCTGCGCGATAGTATTTTGCTTGAAGATGGTCATTAAGTGCACCTAGCCAAATTCGTTTCGCAGCAACCGATTCAAGTGTGTTAGAAAAACTGTCGGCATCATATGAAACATAAATATCGCCCTTAGGGCTGTGAAATTGCTGATCTTGTGCAAACCAAAAGCGATAGTCTGAATCATCAATTAGCTTATTTGGCACGTTATAGCCTTGCTCGGGGAGTATTAACTGATATTCATCGCCAAGATAAGGGTTTGGGGGCGGAAGTCTTAAAGCCTCAATTACTGGCGGTGTCGCAAGACTATCTAATACGGCGGGGTCTATTTTTTCAACGTGATATTCTGCCATGTAAAATGCGCAGACTTTAGTTGTTTTCTCACTTTTGGAGATAACTTTTATTCGAACATTTTGACCCGTAAAATATGACAGAGCGTGCACCAATACGCTTTTGTCATAACTGCCTATTGTCGAGCGTAAAATGTTAACTTCATCGGCACTGAAAACGAATAAATGTTGAGCGTATTCTGCAACTAAGCCCAGCGGTTTGACATTTTCCTCATATTCCAACGCAAGTGCATTTAGCTTGGCTTTTTCGTCGTAACGCCATGCTTCATCCACTGCTTTTTTTATCAGCTCAATATAGCAAAATAGCGCGCGTAGTATTTCAGTCTTGTTTTCTAGCCCTTTTTGAGTGAGTTGAAAGCTAACATTAAAATCTTTGAAGTGGTCGCCTTCTATACCAGAACCCGCAATTAAATTAAGTGCCCAGTCTTGCTCTTTCAAATAAGCCAGTAAGCTACCTTCTCCTTCATCACCGATAAGATGACTAATGTAATTTAACGGTTTGCTTCTAAAGTCATTTTGCAGCGCTGGTAACGCAAAGGTGACGATCATCCGCTTGGCATCCTGTAAGGGATGGATATTTATTTGAATGCCAAGTTCATTTTCTGTGTAAAGGGCGGGCCAGTCATCATTCGCCAACGCTCCTGACTCTAATGAACCAAAACACTGGTTTACTAATGATGATAGTTGGTCAAACGGCATGGGACTGGCAATACAAAGGCACATATTGTTAGCACAATAATATGTTGAATGGAGTGCTTTTAGACGTTGCTTAAGTTCAGTTGCAGAGTGTTTTGAAAAGGTGTCGCTATTGCCCACTGAAAACTTAGAAAATGGGTGGGCAGGGTTACACGTCTCTTTATGAATTTGATAAAGCCTGCGTAGATCATCTTTTTTCTTAAACTCAAATTCAGCGTGAATGTTGTTAATTTCTTTGCTTAGCGAGTCTTCCTCAAACAAAGGTTGCCGAAGCATGTCGGCAAATGCTGGCAACGTTTGCGCAAGGGCATCGCCAGTACAGCTGAAATGGTAGTTTGTATACTCCGTGCCTGTCCAAGCGTTTATCGTACCACCGTGCTGCTCTATAAAACCGTTAATTGCATTAGGTTTAGGTAAGTGTCGACTGCCCATAAACAGCATATGCTCAAGCAGGTGTGCAAGCCCCTGACAGTCTTGGGGGTCATAAAAATGGCCTGCTCTAACCGCCATGGAAACGTAGGACTCAGTGGCGGATGGGGTGTGACATAACATTGCACGCATACCGTTAGGCAAGGTAATGTGGTGCGCATTTTCAAAGTTTATAGTGTTACTCACGTTTTCTCGATAGTAGTCGTAAACGCCTTACTGCCGTGGCGAAGGTTGAGTTAGTGTCCGCGAAACGACTGATAATGTATAAAAATTCTCACTATTCGGCGTTTAACGCTATGCGTGGTTACTGCTCTCTGTTATCGTTACCATACTTTCATTAATACTATGCGCAATGTTATGTCAGGTCAAAGTAGCAACGACGACATTTATTTGTTTATTATGCGTCACGGCGAGGCTGAATCGCCTCGATTGGATGACAGAAGTAGGCAATTAACGGCAGTTGGTCGAGAACAATCCAAAGCTGCAGCGGCATGGTTAAAACATCACTATTGTGAGAGTGGACGAGTGGACTTAGCGCTAGTAAGCCCATACCGTCGCGCCAAACAAACTCACGACATGGTGTCTTTAGACATTGTTGCTGACAAACTAGAAAGCAGCGAAGATATCATCCCTGAAGGCTCTCCCAAACTGGTGAGCGACTACATTGATGCGCGAGTTCACGCCGCAATAAATGCAAAAAAGCCCATTCGTTCAATGCTCCTAGTAAGCCATATGCCATTTGTTAGTTATTTGGTCGATGAACTTTGTCAATCTTATACAACAAGTTTGTTTTCAACGGCTTCTATTGCGGTAGTTAAGTATTCTCTTAGAGAGCACAAAGGTACGTTAGTTACGCATTATCAAGGGTTGTAGTACAACCCAAAACTATTCCCGCTTTTTTACAAAAAAACGTTAAGTTAATTTTTGTATGGTCGATAGATTGACTGAGAGTGTCAGAAATTATTCTATTGAAGGGTTGGGAAATGGACAGCAAATCTATTCCTGAGCTCCTAAAGCGTTCATTGCAATCACATATGGCAGAAGCAGATTTACGCGAAGACGAGGAGACTCAGGATATCATTGCAAAACTATCAGTTTTGTCAGACAAGGTGGCAGCCGCCAAAGCAAAGGCACTGGCAAATAGAGCGCAGCGCCTTGTCGATGATAATTAATTCGGCCTTTCTGTACCGTTATCCCGCGGAGCAACGTAGTACTCGGGCATAATTCGAACGGTTTTAATCATGTTCTCGGTAATATCGACTATCTCTAATGGATAACCCGCCAAGCGCACGCTTATTTTGTTTTCAGGAATATCTTCAAGGTATTCAAGCAACAAACCATTTAACGTTTTCGGACCTTCTGTTGGTAGATTCCAGTTCATCTCTTTGTTAAGTTCACGAACGTTGGCACTGCCATCTACTAGTACAGACCCATCCTGTTGTACATGTGCTTCTTTACTGTGGTCAGGCACCATGCTCGTCGTGAAGTCACCGATGATTTCTTCCAAGATATCTTCTAATGTAACCAAGCCCATAATGTCACCGTACTCATCCACAACCAACGCAATGCGTTCTTTTTCGGCTTGGAATTTATACATTAGCGTGTGAAGTGGGGTGGATTCTGGAGTGTAGTAAATCTCGCGAACCGCACGTAGTAGACTCGACTTTGTGAATTGATCTTTAGATAACAGTCTCAATGCATCACGAACGTGTACAAAACCCACCGCATCATCAATACTGTCGCGGTACAAAAGTACTCGCGTGTGCTGTGCATGGGTAAGTGACTTCTGGATCTTTTTCCAATCATCGTTGATATCGATAGCGAAAATTTCAGCGCGCGGAACCATTATGTCTTCCGCGGTTACACTCTCTAAATCGAGAATACTAACCAACATATCTTGGTGCTTTTTGGGGATCATGGTGCCAGCTTCAAACACAACTGTTCGCAGCTCTTCACGGCTTAATGAATCGTCGCTACCGTTTGCTGGACTTATTCTTAAAAGAGCCAAAATACCATTTGTAATGCCGTTTATTGCCGCTACAAAAGGGTAGAGCAAGGTGAGCAAGGGGAGCAAAATGATTGAGCTTGGAAACGCAACTTTTTCAGGGTAGAGCGCAGCAAGCGTCTTCGGCGTCACTTCTGCAAATATCAGTAGTACCAAAGTAAGACCAAAAGTAGCAGCAAATAACCCCCAGTAATCTCCAAATAACCGGATACACAAGATAGTTGCTAATGACGATGCAGCAATATTGACAAGATTATTACCGATAAGGATGAGACCTATAAGGCGGTCAGGTCTGTCGAGTAGCTTAGCAACGCGGATAGCTGAGCGGTTACCTTCGCCTTGAAGGTGCTTAAGTCGATAGCGGTTTATCGACATCATTCCAGTTTCAGAACTAGAAAAATACGCAGATAGAAGTATGAGTACGCCGAGCGCGATAAACAGCGTACTCGTAGATATGTCGTCCAATTAGGGGGTCCTGTCTTTAACTAGCCTTCAAATGTAGTAATTTGATGGCATTGTTTCAAGCGAAAAATGCAGAAAACACGCTAATTGCTTAGAAAATGCTGTTATCTAATTTGCCAATTAGAGAATGAGTTCTTTAACTAACTTGCTTCCAAAGTAAGCCAGTGACAATAAGATGACGCCTAACACTGTCATTACGATAACCTGTCGGCCGCGCCATCCTCTAAGTTTTTGTCCCACAAGCAGAATGAGAAAAACCACTAGAGCCGCGATAGAGAGTACCGTTTTGTGTGCATAGGTTTTATTGAACATATCGTCGAGAAACACAAAGCCACTGATAAGCGATACAGTAAGTAGCGAAGTACCTGCCAAAAGTAACTTAAAAAGAATACCCTCAACTAACATTAAAGGTGGAAGCGAAGAGTGTAGCAGTGAAGCCCCTTTCTGTTTTAGGCGATAAGTAATGTAAGACATCTGAAGTGCGTATAGAAATGCAATCACTAATGTGCAGTAAGCAAAAAGCGACAAGCTTATGTGAACGACTAAACCAGGCTGCAACTCGATATGCATTATGTAAGATACGGGGATAAATTTTGAGGCCAATACTGAAAAACTGGCAAACCCAAACACCACCGGTAACAAAATAAGGTTCGGGATAGCGCGGGCAAAAATCAACATGGCGACTGTAATGATCCACGACACCAAGGAGAGTACATTGGTCACACTCATATCTTGGCCTGGTGCAATCATTATCGCGTTAATCAAAAAGGCAATATGCGCAATAACCCCAACACTTGCTAGTGATAAACCAAGACGCTTGTTAGGTCCTTCGTGATGGACAAACTTGCCAATCAACACCGCAGCGGCTGAAGCGTATAAAAAAGCAGCGGATATGGCGAAAAGGGTGTTCATGTTGCTTCCTGTGATGAGGTGGTGTCGGTCACCAATTGAGTCGGTATTGATACTTCAACTTGGAAGTAAATTCAACCATCTACTTGATTTTGTTTATCTCGTGCCCACTTTTACACCAGTCTACTATTTTTCAGAATTGAAAATTTAAAAGAAATTGCGGTACGTTACTCCCGCCTTTTACGTTACAATGTGGGCATTACGTCTGAAATAAAAAGAAGTTTCATACTATGTTTGAAAATTTATCCGAACGCTTAGGCCAAACATTAAGAAATGTTAGCGGCAAGGGGCGTCTTACTGAAGATAATATTAAAGAAACGCTGCGCGAAGTGCGTATGGCGCTTCTTGAAGCTGATGTTGCCTTACCTGTTGTAAAGGCGTTTGTTGCGCAAGTCAAAGAGCGAGCAGTCGGCACAGAAGTGACTAAGAGCCTTAAACCTGGCCAAGTGTTCATCAAAATTGTGCAGTCTGAACTTGAATCAGTTATGGGGGAAGCGAACGAAAAGCTAAACCTCGCTGCGCAACCGCCTGCTGTTGTATTGATGGCGGGTCTTCAAGGTGCGGGTAAAACAACCTCTGTGGGTAAGTTAGCGAAGTACCTCACTGAGCGCGAAAAGAAAAAGGTAATGGTAGTTAGTGCCGACGTATACCGTCCGGCGGCAATTAAACAGCTCGAAACCTTGGCTGGCGAGGTTAACGTTGCATTCCATCCTTCTACTATTTTGCAAAAGCCCGTTGACATTGTTAACGATGCCATTGCCGAAGCGAAAAAGCACTTCTTTGATGTACTGTTAGTCGATACCGCAGGTCGTCTTCATGTTGATAGCGACATGATGGATGAAATTAAAGAGCTTCACGCGGCAGTTAAACCAATTGAAACCTTGTTCGTGGTAGATGCCATGACAGGTCAAGATGCCGCGAATACAGCGAAAGCATTTAATGATGCACTCCCACTTACTGGTGTCATTCTTACTAAAGCCGATGGTGATGCAAGAGGCGGTGCTGCTTTATCTGTACGTCATATCACTGGTAAGCCAATTAAATTCATTGGTATGGGCGAAAAGGTTGATGCACTAGAGCCTTTCCATCCAGAGCGTATAGCATCTCGTATTCTAGGAATGGGTGATGTACTTAGCCTAATTGAAGAGGTTGAGCGCAAAGTTGATAAGTCGAAAGCAGAAAAACTGGCCAAGAAAGTTCAGAAGGGTAAAGGCTTCGACCTACAAGACTTCAAAGATCAACTTGAGCAAATGAAGAATATGGGCGGCATGATGGGTATGCTTGATAAGCTGCCTGGCATGGGCGGTATGTCTGATAAAATTAAAGATCAGGCAAACGACAAGCAGTTCAATCAAATGGAAGCCATCATTAACTCAATGACACCGGCTGAACGCGCTCGTCCAGATATGATTAAAGGTTCGCGTAAACGTCGTATTGCAGCAGGCTCAGGTACGCAAATTCAAGACGTAAACCGTTTGCTGAAACAGTTTACGCAAATGCAGAAAATGATGAAGAAGATGTCTGGCGGCGGCATGAAGAAAATGATGCGTCAGATGAAGGGCATGATGCCTCCGGGTGGTGGTTTTGGAGGCCCTGGTGGTCCAGGCGGCCCGGGTGGATTCGGCGGTCCAGGTGGGTTCGGCGGTGGCGGTGGATTTCCACCACGTTAAAAAGTTATCGCTCAGCCTAACAGTATTTAAAACCTCAATCGCAGCAATGCATTGAGGTTTTTTTATTTTTCTTGCATCCAGTATCCCTCATCAAACGTTTGGCTTGTTGAACAGGACGTGAGCAGTACTTCTCGCATTGCGCGTTGAAGTAACGTCTCTTCACGAATCAACAAGTACGGAGATGAAGATGGAATTCAATAAAACATCACAACAAAAATTAAAACTATCATTACTTGCTACCGCTATGGCGTTCTCTTTGAGTGCCTGCGATGGTGATGATGGCGCCGATGGTATGAATGGCGTAGATGGAATTGACGGCGCACCCGGGCAAGATGGTGCTCCAGGTCAAGACGGAACACCGGGCTTTGCTTCAGCCACTTTCTTAGTAGCAAACAATGGCGATGAAAACCGTAATACAGTGACCTCTATCGACCAAAACGCGAATGCGTTATCAACGGTAACTACAGGGGCCAACGAAGGGATTGTATTCACTCAGGGTGGAACGTTAGTGCAAGCTGGCGATAGCGATTTACCATTACTGAGAACGCAATGTAATTTTGATGCTCAGGCCGATTACATGATGAGTACAGGACACGAGATAACAGGCGCAACTACCGGGCTGGTTAATCCTAAAGGTATTACTTTTGCACAGAACTCGGGCTTAGTCATGGTAGCTGATTTCAATGGTCAAAAGATAAGTGTTTTTGGCAGTCAAGCGGCAGGAGATGTTGCACCGATTGCTGAAATAATGACAACTACGAAACCGTGGGACGTGGCCTATGACGAACAAAGCGATAGATTATTCGTAGCACTAACCGATGGTACGTTAGCAGTATACGATAACGTCGCTGGCTCCAATTTTGCGCCCTCTGTTATGCGTTCGGTAGTACCTTCCGATGCCGAAGGCAATCAAATTTCGATTAATCTGCACGGTATTGTTTACGAGCCTATGTCTAATCGTATGGTATTGTCTGACGTGGGTGATGCCGCTGTTGCCGATGATGGTCAAATTTTTGTCCTAGACAATGTTTCTTCGGCAGATGGGGCTGTTGTACCAAGCAGAGTAATTGGCGGCGCGTCCACCCAGCTTGGCAATCCGGTGGATATTGTACTTACAGGCTCTGACCTACGTGTAGCAGAAAAGTCAAATGACGCTATTTTGGTGTTCTCAAATATTTTTAACGGTGCTAGTGGTGACGTTGCACCAACGCTATCAACGCCTTCTGTAAAACCAGAGTCGTTGGCCGAGCTAACTCAGCTCGACGATATGAAGGATGCTTCAGACGACGGTATAACCACCATGCCTATAATGGGCCTTGCGGTATCAAGTAACCCCTCAAGCGACAGCGAAACAACAGGACAAGTAGCGCAATACAGTGCCGTATTATCCAGTGAGTTAAGCACCTTCGATGCGAGTATGAGCATCGAGAGCGCAGCATTCACAGCAAGTGGAGACGGTGTGATTACTTTTGATAATGTGGATACCTCGACAGGTGGTTTACTTGTGGTAAATCGACTTAAAAGCACGCGAGACGGTATGATGTATAGCGATAGTTTCGACCACATGATAGTGGGTAGCGAAACAGGTTTGGTTGCCCCTAAAGGGCTTGATATCGCCTCAAAAGCCGGCGTGGTATTTGTTGCTGATGTTAATGAAACCACACCCGCTGTGCGCGTGTTTTCGCCTTGTGCGTCAGGCAACGTCGCGCCTCTATTAACGCTCGAAGCCACCAACGGGGCGCGCCCTTGGGACGTGGACTATGATCCATCTACAGATAGCGCGTACTTGGCTTTAACCAACGGTTCAGTAGCGGTATTTGAAGAAGTATTGCGCAAAATGGAGAGTGGTGAAACCGTTATTACTGGTGAAGATAGATTGATTATTCCAGCGAGTGGGGGAGCAGCGTTTGCTGCGCCAACCAACATACATGGCATAGACTATGACAGCCAAAGCGATAGCCTAGTCATTTCCGATGTGGGCAGCGCAGCAGATGCTACTGACGGAAAACTGTATGTAATTCCCGGAGCGGGAAGTGCTGATGGCTTAATTGATGTATCGGTGAATATTGCTGGACCGAACTCAATGTTGGGTAATCCAGTGGACTTAATGCTCAGCAATGGTCACGTCTACGTAGCAGAAAAGTCAAATGGTATGATTTTGCGGTTTGACAATATTTTAAACTCAGCCTCAGGGGATATCGCACCCACTTTCAACATGATGTACCCATCACCCGAATCGGTTCATGTGTTGTCAGTGAAGTAAGGATGTCTGTGAAAATTGCTGTTGCGATACGTATTTATCGCCTAGCTCCCTGAGGGAATTCAGTCGTCTTAAAGTCGGTACGTTCAAAATGAAAACGAACGTGCCACTTATTTTTGCCCGCCCCCTGTCGTTGAAACTCTGGTCCACCTGCACTAGCCTCTCCCTTTTTGATGTTTACTGGGTTGTGATAGTGTACTTTGTAGCCAACAAGTAGTAGTGCATCTGTCCAAGCGCGTAATTTCATAATACACTGACGGGCTACATCGTGCGCGTGTGCTCGCTTTCTATCAGATATGCAACTTTCTCCATATCGAAGCAGGTACAGTTTTGTGCTGTATGAGCTTTCATGCGGCAGAGTTATTGATACAGGAACACTATGGCAGGCTTAAAACGTATTATTCTTATCGACACCCACTTGCCAGGCGTGGTCGAACTAAAGCTTGATGGACATACCAATATTTGTGGTACAAACGCATCGGGTAAAACAACACTTCAGCGTCTTATTCCCGTATTCTATGGCGAATATCCTTCTCGTGTGGTGCCTGCTACGCGCGATAGTTTCGAGCGTTGGTATCTCCCCCGTTTGTCTAGCTTTATAATCTATGAATATACGCGCGCTGAAGGCGACCTGTGTCAAGCAGTGCTGAGCTCAAACGGAACGGGTGTCAATTATCGTCTGGTGGGTAAACCGTTTGATATTAACGATTACTTGATTGAACAAAAAAATGGTAAACACGCCAGTGTAAGCAGTGCAGAGCTAGCGCGCGCTATGAAGCGCAATAACATTATGGTAACGAGCCTGCTCAATACCAAAGATTTTCGCGCCATTATTCAAAATGATCATGGCGTTTTGAACCAAAGTAACAACGCCAGAGAGTTGTTGGGCTACGCAAAAATCTTCAGCTTGTGTGAACCGTCAAAGCACATGCGCCACATAGAAAAGCTGGCCAAGGCGGTGCATTCTAAAGAAGGCAAGATGGAAACCATCAAAGCGATGATTGCCGCTATTTTGGAAGAAGATGGCGTAACACCACCTACGTCGGGCCTAAGCCGCAATCGTGTCGATGACTGGATCAAAGAATGCCACCTTATTAAGCAGTTCGATAAAATTCGCCCAGAGTTTTCGAAATTAGAACAAGCTGATATGGCACTGACCAGCACAGAGCAGGTACTTGCTAACCTAAAGCATAGTTTTGAACTTGATAAAACCTATCTGGCCGCTCGTGTAGAAACCACCAAAAATGAGCTGGATGAAAACAGCTTTCAGCGCAAGCAAACAGACAGCGAGTGGGGCGACACGCGAGACCACTTAAATCAGGTTATTTCATCAGCCCGTGCAGATGTAGAAAAGTTCACTAGTGAGCTTGATACTGTCGAGCGCGAATTTGATAAGTGGCAAGACGAAAACATTGAGCAGCTTAAAGAAGACGTAGCCAATCTATCACAATGGCAAAATGAAAAGTCATTAGCTGATAGCCGCTACATATTACTTACTGAGAAGCACCAAGATATTGAGTCTGCATATAATAAGCGTTTGGCTGAGTTAGGTGAAAGACTCTCGATCACACTGGAAGAGATGTCTGCTGCACGTCAAGAAGCAGCAGAAAACAAAGCTGAGCAACAACAAAATGAACGCGAAGCGCTGAGCCGAATTCGCGATGACTACAGTGGCCAGTTAAATGCGCTACAAAATGACTTTCAACAAAATACCAATGCGCTAAAGGTCTCTGAGGCTGAACTGAAAGCGTCATTATCAAACGCCGGTTACAACGAGTTTGAACAGTCACAGTTGGATATTCTCGATGCCGCAATTAAAGAGGCGTCTATAAACGAAGATGCAACCAGATCTGAACTTCGTCACGCACAGCAATCGCAAAATAAAGCCATTGAATTTCGAAGAGAGTGTTCTAACGCGTTAGACAAAGCGCGAAACGCTTTTCTACAAGAAGAAAAAGCCGTTAATAAAATTAATGCGTTGCTTTATCCTGGAGAAGGTGCGCTGCTCGAATTCTTGCGCGCGAATGTTGAAGATTGGGAACTGTCACTAGGCAAAGTCATTCGCCCAGAGTTGCTTGAACGCACTGATTTAGCTCCTAGCATGGAAGGTGCAAGCGATACCTTCATGGGCGTAAAGCTTGCGTTGTCTGAACTTGATACGCCTGAATACGCGCAAACCGAACAAGCGCTCAAGCAACAATTACAAGAAGCGGAAATTCGTCAGGCAGCTGCTTTAGCCGCGCAGAATGAATGTGAGCAGCGACTCGCCAAGGCTAATGAAGATGTTCGTAACGCTGAACTCGTTGTTACGCAAAAAGACAACGCGGTAAAAAGCGCTGAAGCTAGTCGAAAGCGTGCGCAGCAAGATAGAGATACGGTACTTAGTGAATATCAACAGGCACTATCGGCACGCAAGCAAAAAGCAAAAACTAAGCTTGAAGCCAATCAACAAGCACAAAAGCAAGCGAAAGCGCAGTATGAGCTAAGTCGCGACGAGATTAAAGACCAGCAGCGCGAAGCGGAGACTGAGCATAAGTTTCACTGGCAGCAGCTTATCGCAGACAGTGAAGCGCGTATATCCCAACTCGATAGTGATATGCGCAAAGCAAAAGACAACGCTGCGCAAGACCGAAAAGACATGCAAGATTGGCTGGAAAGTGAACTCAGTAATCGCGGTGTAGATGTTGATGAAATAGGCCAACTTAAGAAGCAAATTAATAAGTTAAAAGAAGATATCGCGCGTACTGAAACTCATCGCCACAAAGTTGCGGATTACGAGCGTTGGTACACAAATGTATTCACCAAGCAAAAAGTGGTTTGGCAAGAAGGTCTGTCAAAATCTCGTAAGCTTCTTGGCGAATCAGAGCGTAACTTAGCAAACA
The DNA window shown above is from Alteromonas sp. KC3 and carries:
- a CDS encoding ATP-binding protein; its protein translation is MAGLKRIILIDTHLPGVVELKLDGHTNICGTNASGKTTLQRLIPVFYGEYPSRVVPATRDSFERWYLPRLSSFIIYEYTRAEGDLCQAVLSSNGTGVNYRLVGKPFDINDYLIEQKNGKHASVSSAELARAMKRNNIMVTSLLNTKDFRAIIQNDHGVLNQSNNARELLGYAKIFSLCEPSKHMRHIEKLAKAVHSKEGKMETIKAMIAAILEEDGVTPPTSGLSRNRVDDWIKECHLIKQFDKIRPEFSKLEQADMALTSTEQVLANLKHSFELDKTYLAARVETTKNELDENSFQRKQTDSEWGDTRDHLNQVISSARADVEKFTSELDTVEREFDKWQDENIEQLKEDVANLSQWQNEKSLADSRYILLTEKHQDIESAYNKRLAELGERLSITLEEMSAARQEAAENKAEQQQNEREALSRIRDDYSGQLNALQNDFQQNTNALKVSEAELKASLSNAGYNEFEQSQLDILDAAIKEASINEDATRSELRHAQQSQNKAIEFRRECSNALDKARNAFLQEEKAVNKINALLYPGEGALLEFLRANVEDWELSLGKVIRPELLERTDLAPSMEGASDTFMGVKLALSELDTPEYAQTEQALKQQLQEAEIRQAAALAAQNECEQRLAKANEDVRNAELVVTQKDNAVKSAEASRKRAQQDRDTVLSEYQQALSARKQKAKTKLEANQQAQKQAKAQYELSRDEIKDQQREAETEHKFHWQQLIADSEARISQLDSDMRKAKDNAAQDRKDMQDWLESELSNRGVDVDEIGQLKKQINKLKEDIARTETHRHKVADYERWYTNVFTKQKVVWQEGLSKSRKLLGESERNLANKQSAYKATREQLQEQHTQLELTLKTASEHLEQVKTLSKSLAKLTLHAGDETADIKHDDVSIGQRISEVQSQLQERENLLSDIRAYVERFDQLIAAQAGTGLSDTWERAREECATLNAHGVKSFDHRRMVSHLAQLLNVIVPQKLQGLREQGRIFGADLSQYYFVLADIDKRIVSQSRRITQEVDGELFLDGVSDSAVKIRSRISELEFWPELEQFRKLYEHWMEEGANELPEEEYGQSMRRVLDILGRAALTGGISKLLDIELHLREGKSDLVIRTDRQLNESSSHGMAYLILCKFLLAFTRLLRGDADATVHWPIDELGTLHQNNVKKIFEACQNNNISVVGAFPNPESEVLTLFENRYLIDKVTRQLQVVQPKASAIAARIKARKNEVAGEETSA